In one window of Armatimonadota bacterium DNA:
- a CDS encoding phosphotransferase, with protein sequence MLRRAVTPEELDSVLAHYDIGPLASPPGPGSGTANANLRIVTASGEYFFRRRNPKYAREEFVAFDHALMAHMARYGVKTPRPIATRDGRGWVRMNDEVYEVFHYQRGGPHDRHSLAQLASAGRALGDYHRAARDFVPPPGKEWPRYDDPHLIRDGVREIEGELRRRLAAEDWHYLMSQVESLELALPDERYHGLPKLVIHGDYHPGNMKFSGDEVAGIFDLDWATVQPRVRDLADALFLFAGERDSDIDASDIFSLTQTWRPSVERGAVVMGAYLESEALREDEAAALPLFVRARWLYCRVAGMVKVAPERRIEYFVAGLLEPLRTMDGINRLF encoded by the coding sequence ATGCTGCGCCGCGCTGTCACCCCGGAAGAGCTTGACTCAGTCCTCGCGCATTACGACATCGGCCCGCTAGCATCACCGCCGGGGCCGGGGAGCGGGACGGCCAACGCGAATCTGAGGATCGTCACGGCGTCGGGCGAGTACTTCTTCCGGCGGCGCAACCCGAAGTATGCGCGCGAGGAGTTCGTCGCGTTCGACCACGCGCTGATGGCGCACATGGCGCGGTACGGCGTGAAGACGCCGCGGCCGATTGCGACGCGCGACGGGCGGGGTTGGGTGCGCATGAACGACGAGGTGTACGAGGTGTTCCACTACCAGCGCGGCGGGCCACATGACCGTCATTCCCTTGCCCAGCTTGCGTCCGCCGGGCGCGCGCTCGGAGACTACCACCGCGCCGCGCGCGATTTCGTCCCCCCGCCGGGCAAGGAGTGGCCGAGGTATGATGATCCGCATCTGATCCGCGACGGCGTTCGGGAGATCGAAGGCGAGCTGCGGCGGCGGCTTGCCGCCGAGGATTGGCATTACTTGATGAGCCAAGTGGAATCGCTCGAACTGGCGCTGCCGGACGAGCGGTATCATGGCCTGCCGAAGCTGGTGATACACGGCGATTACCACCCCGGCAACATGAAGTTCAGCGGCGACGAAGTGGCGGGGATCTTCGATCTGGACTGGGCGACCGTGCAGCCGCGCGTGAGGGACCTCGCGGACGCGTTGTTCCTGTTCGCCGGGGAGCGCGACAGCGACATTGATGCCTCGGACATCTTCTCCCTGACGCAGACGTGGCGGCCGTCGGTCGAGCGCGGAGCGGTCGTGATGGGAGCGTATCTGGAATCCGAGGCACTGCGGGAGGACGAGGCGGCGGCGCTGCCGCTGTTCGTGCGCGCGCGGTGGCTGTACTGCCGGGTGGCGGGGATGGTGAAGGTCGCCCCGGAGCGGCGGATCGAGTACTTCGTCGCGGGATTGCTGGAGCCGCTGCGGACGATGGATGGAATCAACCGGCTGTTCTGA
- a CDS encoding 3-isopropylmalate dehydratase small subunit — protein sequence MILKGRAHKYGDHVNTDVIIPARYLNVSDADQLAAHCMEDLDAEFVKRVQPGDVMIGGEDFGCGSSREHAPMAIKASGVSAVIARSFARIFFRNAINIGLPVLVSPQAAAEIEAGDDVQIDLTSGTISDVTRGKTYQAQPFPEFLQDIISAGGLIPYTRRRLGIGTTED from the coding sequence ATGATCCTGAAAGGCCGCGCACACAAATACGGCGATCACGTCAACACCGACGTCATCATCCCCGCGCGCTATCTCAACGTCAGCGACGCCGATCAACTTGCGGCGCACTGCATGGAGGACCTTGACGCGGAGTTCGTCAAACGCGTGCAGCCCGGCGACGTCATGATCGGCGGCGAGGATTTCGGCTGCGGCAGCTCGCGCGAGCACGCGCCGATGGCGATCAAGGCGTCGGGCGTGAGCGCGGTCATCGCGCGCAGCTTCGCGCGCATCTTCTTCCGTAATGCCATCAACATCGGCCTGCCCGTGCTCGTCAGCCCGCAGGCCGCGGCCGAGATCGAAGCCGGCGACGACGTGCAGATCGACCTGACGTCAGGCACGATCAGTGATGTCACGCGCGGCAAGACATATCAGGCCCAACCTTTCCCGGAGTTCCTCCAGGACATCATCTCGGCAGGCGGGCTGATACCGTACACGCGGCGGCGCCTGGGCATCGGGACGACCGAAGACTAG
- a CDS encoding M48 family metalloprotease codes for MRRCGARFAAAIGLVVAIAGLAGPADARIIGTDFEVILGSNTAAALEQRYGVYRDEAAEKRLEKLGKEMVAVSGRTGLNYRFGILNTKEINALAVPGGWVYATRGLMTEKLSDDELAFVMGHEVAHIAKRHGVRQLEQGIGLSLAFGLILDRSATTEALVSDLLQVLLVSGYSRDHEREADGMAVRYLLKTGHSPRGGVTFLKRLESLDKTKPSELSRWFATHPPTNERIRVLEEKIAAAEKHTTQ; via the coding sequence ATGAGACGATGTGGCGCGCGATTCGCCGCGGCTATTGGGCTCGTGGTGGCGATCGCAGGGCTAGCGGGGCCGGCGGACGCCCGAATCATCGGCACCGATTTCGAGGTCATCCTCGGTTCGAATACCGCCGCCGCTCTGGAGCAAAGGTACGGCGTGTACCGCGACGAGGCGGCGGAGAAGCGCCTCGAGAAACTGGGCAAGGAAATGGTCGCGGTGTCGGGCCGCACGGGCTTGAACTACCGCTTTGGCATCCTCAACACGAAGGAGATCAACGCGCTTGCGGTGCCCGGGGGCTGGGTGTACGCGACGCGCGGGTTGATGACGGAGAAGCTGTCCGATGACGAGCTCGCGTTCGTCATGGGGCACGAGGTGGCGCACATCGCCAAGCGGCACGGCGTGAGGCAACTCGAGCAGGGGATCGGGCTGTCGCTCGCGTTCGGTCTCATCTTGGACCGCTCGGCGACGACCGAAGCCTTGGTGTCGGATCTGCTGCAAGTCTTGCTTGTGAGCGGTTACAGCCGCGACCACGAGCGCGAGGCCGACGGCATGGCGGTGCGCTATCTGCTCAAGACGGGTCACAGCCCCAGGGGCGGCGTGACGTTTCTGAAACGGCTGGAGTCGTTGGACAAGACCAAGCCATCGGAACTCAGCCGGTGGTTCGCGACCCACCCGCCGACCAACGAACGCATCCGGGTGCTGGAGGAGAAGATCGCGGCGGCGGAGAAACACACAACCCAGTAG
- the leuC gene encoding 3-isopropylmalate dehydratase large subunit — protein MPPQTITQKILAAHCGRDDVAPGEFINVTLDLLVGNDITAPIAIEQFRRIGAERVFDRDRIVLVPDHSTPNKDINSAQQCLAMRRFAREQHLSRYFEVGRMGIEHALIPEQGLVTAGDCVIGADSHTCTYGALGAFATGVGSTDLAAAMATGETWLRVPESIRFVFNGRRQPWVGGKDLILYTIGRIGVSGALYQAMEFTGEAIRALPMADRLTMCNMAIEAGGKNGIIEPDDITRAYLDGRSQREPRFLSSDDDAEYAVIHEFDCADIEPQVAFPHLPENARPISEVGEVCIDQAVIGSCTNGRIEDLRIAAHVLRGREVSPDVRLVVIPATQQVYRQALREGLIDIFLDAEAAVSTPTCGPCLGGHMGVLAEGERAIATTNRNFVGRMGHPSSEVYLSGPAIAAASAVLGRIASPAELGADPPEEG, from the coding sequence ATGCCACCCCAGACGATTACGCAGAAGATCCTTGCCGCTCATTGCGGCCGCGACGACGTCGCACCCGGGGAGTTCATCAACGTCACGCTCGACCTGCTCGTCGGCAACGACATCACCGCGCCCATCGCTATCGAGCAGTTCCGCCGCATCGGCGCCGAGCGGGTATTCGACCGCGACCGGATCGTGCTCGTGCCGGATCACTCGACGCCGAACAAGGACATCAACTCCGCCCAGCAGTGCCTGGCGATGCGCCGGTTCGCCAGGGAGCAGCATCTCTCGCGCTACTTCGAAGTGGGCCGCATGGGCATCGAGCACGCGCTGATCCCCGAGCAGGGCCTGGTGACGGCGGGCGATTGCGTCATCGGCGCCGACTCGCATACGTGCACGTACGGCGCGCTCGGGGCCTTCGCGACAGGCGTCGGCTCGACCGACCTCGCCGCCGCCATGGCGACCGGGGAGACGTGGCTGCGCGTCCCGGAGTCAATTAGGTTCGTCTTCAACGGACGGCGGCAGCCGTGGGTCGGCGGAAAAGACCTGATCCTCTACACCATCGGGCGCATCGGCGTCTCGGGAGCGCTGTACCAGGCGATGGAGTTCACGGGCGAAGCGATTCGCGCCCTGCCCATGGCCGACCGGCTGACTATGTGCAACATGGCCATCGAGGCGGGCGGCAAGAACGGGATCATCGAGCCGGACGATATCACGCGCGCGTATCTCGACGGCCGCTCCCAGCGCGAGCCGCGATTCCTCAGCAGCGATGACGACGCGGAGTACGCCGTGATCCATGAGTTCGACTGCGCGGATATTGAGCCGCAGGTCGCCTTCCCTCATCTGCCGGAGAACGCGCGGCCGATCAGCGAAGTGGGGGAGGTGTGCATAGACCAGGCCGTCATCGGATCGTGCACCAACGGGCGGATCGAGGACCTGCGCATCGCAGCCCACGTGCTGCGCGGGCGCGAGGTCAGCCCGGACGTCCGGCTGGTGGTGATCCCCGCGACGCAGCAGGTCTATCGCCAGGCTCTGCGCGAGGGGCTGATTGATATCTTCCTTGACGCAGAGGCGGCGGTCTCGACGCCGACGTGCGGCCCGTGCCTCGGCGGGCACATGGGCGTCCTGGCGGAGGGCGAGCGCGCGATCGCGACCACCAACCGCAACTTCGTCGGCAGAATGGGCCACCCGTCGAGCGAGGTCTATCTCAGCGGACCGGCGATCGCCGCCGCGTCGGCAGTCCTCGGGCGCATCGCGAGCCCGGCGGAACTCGGTGCTGACCCACCCGAGGAGGGTTGA
- a CDS encoding DUF951 domain-containing protein — MHISLGDQVRLRKTHPCGGDVWEIVRTGMDIRVKCLTCGRSVLLPRSQFEKQVKEFVKTTSQLG, encoded by the coding sequence ATGCACATAAGCCTCGGCGACCAGGTTCGCCTGCGCAAGACCCACCCCTGCGGCGGCGACGTGTGGGAGATCGTGCGCACCGGCATGGATATCCGCGTCAAGTGCCTCACATGCGGGCGCTCGGTTCTGCTCCCACGCTCCCAGTTCGAGAAGCAGGTCAAAGAGTTCGTTAAGACGACGAGCCAGTTGGGGTAA
- a CDS encoding substrate-binding domain-containing protein: protein MLKSRIIIALSSLALGAVLAIGCQRGGAPPGAQAPRLAYSTASLANVFWQRVTDGVRQGAEKAGAELLVVDAQGDARKQLSDIEDLVQQDVDAILISPYQSDPIVPAVRAANEAKVPVVIVDIGVKGGEYVALIISDNEAGGRLAGEFIAERIGAKGPVAHISAQPGVENARKRGQGFADVMKQRGIEVAASQTAYSERAKGMEVMENMLQAHPDIRAVFCENDEMALGATRALAGAGRKDVVVVGFDGNADALEAIREGDLAATVAQQPEEMGRMGVRIALSTLRGEPVEKTVQVPVKLITRDNLAEFLPKEASR, encoded by the coding sequence ATGTTGAAGTCAAGGATTATCATTGCGCTCAGTTCGCTCGCGCTGGGAGCCGTCCTCGCCATCGGGTGCCAGCGAGGCGGCGCGCCGCCGGGGGCACAAGCACCGCGCCTGGCGTACTCGACGGCAAGCCTCGCCAACGTCTTCTGGCAGCGGGTCACGGACGGCGTGCGCCAAGGGGCGGAAAAGGCCGGCGCGGAACTCCTCGTCGTTGACGCCCAGGGCGACGCCCGCAAGCAGCTCAGCGACATCGAGGATCTCGTCCAGCAGGACGTGGACGCGATACTGATTTCGCCGTACCAGAGCGATCCCATCGTGCCTGCCGTACGCGCCGCGAATGAGGCGAAGGTTCCCGTCGTGATCGTGGATATCGGCGTGAAGGGCGGCGAATACGTCGCGCTTATCATATCCGACAACGAGGCCGGGGGTCGGCTTGCAGGGGAGTTCATTGCGGAGCGGATCGGCGCAAAGGGGCCGGTGGCGCACATCTCGGCGCAGCCGGGTGTCGAGAACGCGCGCAAGCGCGGTCAGGGCTTTGCCGATGTCATGAAGCAGCGCGGCATCGAGGTCGCCGCCAGCCAGACGGCGTACTCCGAGCGCGCGAAGGGCATGGAGGTGATGGAGAACATGCTCCAGGCGCATCCCGACATCCGCGCCGTGTTCTGCGAGAACGACGAGATGGCGCTCGGGGCGACCCGGGCGCTTGCGGGCGCAGGGCGAAAGGACGTGGTCGTCGTCGGTTTCGATGGGAACGCCGATGCGCTGGAGGCGATTCGCGAGGGCGACCTGGCGGCGACCGTCGCGCAGCAGCCCGAGGAGATGGGACGCATGGGCGTGCGCATCGCGCTCAGCACCTTGAGGGGTGAGCCGGTGGAGAAGACGGTGCAGGTGCCGGTGAAACTCATCACGCGCGACAATCTGGCGGAGTTCCTGCCGAAGGAGGCGTCCCGATGA
- a CDS encoding carbohydrate binding domain-containing protein, with amino-acid sequence MQTWMIPSFAVALMLALALPAPARNLGREIVPNGGFEQGAASWSFSGPYRQPSGPDAGLGAEIIATEARGGKQCLRIDTRGRDGEVNAHSDAFPVAPGAKYALSSAVRLIAPERSGFKVTIEWLDAEGKHLSYDNDWRGDASDHTWLQHGGDFTAPADAAQARIILGILPGAAMLFDDISLRDVGPCLEITTLAASAAICVAGDPAALQCVVRNSGGRAVLGARGALGLEGNLHTVHVGDLAPGEERLLSVEVSPAAPGTRLAQARFSSDNAPAVEKATPIVAIADDAQPGLRLSSGAAELRFIESGFGHGVIGVAVREGNDSSMLGAIRALAELGINDDPPRLIYAPLDENGNAIAGTWRSETCDLAFRFAPAAPGWFSIRCALTAKRDFALRALTCPEFHFGWRADGADKDSALLCGLEYLTAHEDSSGTESVAPRLAARFVPHPNKVTVPLMAVANRGWAAGLAWNPLQQWDGQHDRPSVVFASPNRLDRQDDHVMALFLPSIPDFVNENERAAARPYPVRAGQTITLESELFVLPAPRDICDVMPEWYRAHPLAELPDITRDHRAHWAHSIEGLTRGWSEEHKQWKPEAHRDHGFYPRIAVRLLNYGMRSESELAATALTQVRQAVEKAIADSGPGRIGLDLALHL; translated from the coding sequence ATGCAGACCTGGATGATCCCGTCGTTCGCCGTCGCACTCATGCTCGCGCTCGCTCTCCCCGCCCCCGCGCGCAATCTGGGTCGCGAAATCGTCCCCAATGGCGGGTTCGAGCAAGGCGCTGCGAGTTGGAGCTTCTCCGGCCCGTATCGCCAGCCCTCCGGCCCCGACGCCGGGCTCGGCGCCGAGATCATCGCCACCGAAGCCCGCGGCGGCAAACAATGCCTGCGCATCGACACCCGCGGCCGCGATGGCGAGGTCAACGCGCACAGCGACGCCTTCCCCGTCGCGCCGGGCGCGAAATACGCCCTGTCCTCCGCGGTGCGTCTCATCGCGCCGGAGAGGTCCGGCTTCAAGGTCACCATCGAATGGCTCGACGCCGAAGGCAAGCACCTCAGCTATGACAACGATTGGCGTGGCGACGCCTCCGACCACACGTGGCTGCAGCACGGCGGTGATTTCACCGCCCCCGCCGACGCCGCACAGGCCCGCATCATCCTCGGCATCCTGCCCGGCGCGGCCATGCTCTTCGACGACATCTCCTTGCGCGATGTCGGGCCGTGCCTCGAGATCACGACGCTCGCCGCTTCAGCCGCGATATGCGTCGCGGGCGACCCCGCCGCGCTTCAATGCGTCGTGCGCAATTCCGGCGGGCGGGCAGTCCTCGGCGCGCGGGGCGCACTTGGCCTGGAAGGAAATCTGCACACCGTCCACGTCGGCGACCTCGCGCCGGGCGAGGAGAGACTGCTGTCCGTCGAGGTGTCGCCGGCCGCCCCGGGAACACGCCTCGCCCAGGCGCGCTTCAGCAGTGACAACGCGCCTGCCGTCGAGAAGGCGACGCCCATCGTCGCGATCGCAGACGACGCACAGCCCGGCCTCAGGCTGTCCAGCGGAGCCGCCGAGTTGCGCTTCATCGAGAGCGGCTTCGGGCACGGAGTCATCGGAGTCGCGGTGCGCGAGGGCAACGACTCCAGCATGTTGGGCGCCATCCGCGCCCTTGCCGAGTTAGGGATCAACGACGACCCGCCGCGTCTGATATACGCGCCGCTCGACGAGAACGGCAATGCGATTGCCGGCACTTGGCGCAGCGAAACCTGCGACCTCGCCTTCCGCTTCGCCCCTGCGGCCCCGGGCTGGTTCTCCATCCGCTGCGCGCTGACGGCAAAACGCGACTTTGCCCTCCGCGCGCTGACCTGCCCCGAGTTTCACTTCGGCTGGCGCGCCGACGGCGCGGACAAGGACAGCGCGCTGCTCTGCGGACTCGAGTACCTGACGGCGCACGAGGACTCATCGGGTACCGAGTCGGTCGCGCCGAGACTGGCCGCGCGCTTCGTGCCTCACCCCAACAAGGTCACCGTCCCGCTGATGGCGGTCGCCAACCGCGGCTGGGCGGCCGGGTTGGCGTGGAATCCGCTCCAGCAGTGGGACGGCCAGCACGACCGTCCCTCGGTCGTCTTCGCCTCCCCCAACCGCCTCGACCGACAGGACGACCACGTCATGGCCCTGTTCCTCCCGAGCATTCCGGACTTCGTCAACGAAAACGAGCGCGCCGCTGCGCGGCCGTATCCCGTCCGGGCTGGCCAGACCATCACCCTCGAATCGGAGCTCTTCGTCCTGCCCGCGCCCCGCGATATCTGCGACGTCATGCCGGAGTGGTATCGCGCGCACCCGCTCGCCGAGCTACCCGACATCACCCGCGACCACCGCGCGCACTGGGCCCACTCCATCGAGGGGCTCACGCGCGGTTGGAGCGAGGAACACAAACAGTGGAAGCCCGAAGCCCACCGCGACCACGGCTTCTATCCACGCATCGCCGTGCGCTTGCTCAACTACGGCATGCGCAGTGAAAGCGAACTCGCGGCGACGGCGCTCACCCAGGTCCGGCAGGCAGTCGAGAAGGCGATCGCCGACAGCGGTCCCGGCCGCATCGGCCTCGACCTCGCGCTCCACCT
- a CDS encoding TolC family protein has translation MMSGRNTTLIVSVIVGLAFVMAVPYPASAEETAAAQAPESLTLDDAIATALELNPRLHEAEQNLRAARATVVQARAGKSLTANLEVVRTHVSDVAEFVLPVPAPPPEYISFEQVTFGRKDQTQGTLTVAKPLYTGGAVPAAVRQASAGVSAQSEQLTRVRQSVVNDVKQAYYGVLLAADLVRVAEQTVDAAGEYVRLAQAIFDAGTAPRFDVLRAETRLAESEQLLIQ, from the coding sequence ATGATGTCAGGACGCAACACGACGCTGATAGTGTCGGTTATCGTCGGGTTGGCCTTCGTGATGGCCGTCCCGTATCCGGCGAGTGCTGAGGAGACGGCGGCGGCGCAAGCGCCGGAGTCACTCACCCTGGATGACGCCATTGCCACGGCCCTGGAACTCAATCCGCGCCTGCACGAGGCGGAACAGAATCTGCGGGCTGCGCGGGCGACGGTCGTCCAGGCGCGTGCCGGCAAGTCGCTGACTGCCAATCTCGAGGTCGTTCGTACACACGTCAGCGACGTGGCCGAATTCGTCCTGCCTGTACCTGCCCCGCCGCCCGAGTACATCAGCTTTGAGCAGGTCACCTTCGGGCGCAAGGATCAGACGCAAGGCACGCTTACTGTTGCCAAGCCGCTGTACACCGGCGGGGCTGTGCCGGCTGCGGTGCGCCAGGCCAGCGCTGGCGTGTCCGCGCAGTCGGAGCAGTTGACGCGTGTCCGCCAGTCAGTCGTGAATGACGTCAAGCAGGCCTACTACGGCGTGCTGCTGGCGGCGGACCTGGTTCGAGTCGCCGAGCAGACCGTAGACGCGGCGGGTGAGTATGTGCGATTGGCCCAGGCCATCTTCGATGCGGGCACCGCGCCCCGCTTCGACGTGCTGCGGGCGGAGACGCGACTCGCCGAGAGCGAGCAGCTCCTCATCCAGG
- a CDS encoding sugar phosphate isomerase/epimerase produces MAKIPIALQLYSVREDCARDLPGTLKAVADMGYVGVEFAGYYERSAQELRKMLDGLGLKVAGTHTGIDTLLGDQFEKTVEFNRTIGNKFLIVPGLPEEYRSSRAAWQKTAGVFNEIAAKLKPLGMLTGYHNHSIEFQPLEGEMPWDTFFGAANPEVVMQFDTGNAMHGGADPVPFLERYPGRAITVHLKEYSKDGTAAVIGDGDCPWQRVFELCETTGNTEWYIVEQEVYAMPPLECVKACLDNLKKMGK; encoded by the coding sequence ATGGCTAAGATTCCGATCGCTCTGCAACTCTACTCCGTGCGCGAGGACTGCGCGCGCGACCTCCCCGGCACCCTCAAAGCCGTCGCGGACATGGGCTACGTCGGCGTCGAGTTCGCGGGCTACTACGAGCGCAGCGCCCAGGAGCTGCGCAAGATGCTCGACGGCCTCGGCCTCAAGGTCGCCGGCACCCACACCGGCATCGACACGCTCCTCGGCGATCAGTTCGAGAAGACCGTCGAGTTCAACCGCACCATCGGCAACAAGTTCCTCATCGTTCCCGGGCTGCCCGAGGAATACCGCAGCTCGCGCGCGGCGTGGCAGAAGACCGCCGGCGTGTTCAACGAGATCGCGGCGAAGCTCAAGCCGCTCGGCATGCTCACCGGCTACCACAATCACTCCATCGAGTTTCAGCCGCTGGAAGGCGAGATGCCGTGGGATACCTTCTTCGGCGCCGCGAATCCCGAAGTGGTGATGCAGTTCGACACCGGCAACGCCATGCACGGCGGCGCCGACCCCGTCCCCTTCCTCGAACGCTACCCCGGCCGCGCCATCACCGTGCACCTCAAAGAGTACTCCAAGGACGGCACGGCCGCGGTCATCGGCGACGGCGACTGCCCCTGGCAGCGCGTGTTCGAGCTGTGCGAGACCACCGGCAACACCGAGTGGTACATCGTCGAGCAGGAAGTCTACGCCATGCCCCCGCTCGAATGCGTCAAGGCCTGCCTCGATAACCTGAAGAAGATGGGGAAGTAG
- a CDS encoding DUF4038 domain-containing protein, with the protein MVSVAQNCVIELSFTSGKRYGDPFNDATLDVVFAAPDGSEHRVPAFWSGDMNWRVRYASSKVGRHTYRTICSDESNADLHGREGELEVVPYEGANALLRHGRLRVAEDRRHLEHEDGTPFFWLGDTWWFGLVKRLTWPGDFQRLTADRVAKGFNVVQLVAGLYPDVYRFDPRGENEAGCPWTEGYRAINPAYFDMMDLRIEWLVRSGIVPCVVGAWGFYIKYAGPEVMKKHWRNLVARYGAYPTAWCVAGEAVMHFYTENFGPDHVAYAKEAWTDVMRYLRELDPYHNPITIHPTAPDSRAMINDASLLDVDMMQTSHGYGAMENTVRYTLGAVAGEPPLPVINGEPMYEGIMGQCWHDMARFCFWTCMMSGAAGHTYGANGMWQMSTPEEPCVAISGSWGDTTWEEASRLAGSAHVGIGRRILERYPWWEFRPRVEPGWNTEERIAPFAAGIPGPVWMFYLVSDGLPGMYQGMRGKSIQIEPGAQYRAKFVNPRTGADVEVGPVTPEADGTWPIARKPSREDWVLVIEDARKVGR; encoded by the coding sequence ATGGTTTCCGTCGCCCAGAATTGCGTGATCGAGTTATCGTTCACGTCCGGGAAGCGGTATGGTGATCCATTCAATGATGCGACTCTCGACGTCGTGTTTGCCGCGCCCGACGGCAGCGAGCATCGCGTGCCCGCCTTCTGGTCGGGGGACATGAACTGGCGCGTGCGCTACGCGTCATCGAAGGTCGGCAGGCACACGTACCGCACGATATGCTCGGACGAGTCCAACGCGGACCTGCATGGGCGCGAGGGAGAACTCGAAGTCGTCCCATACGAGGGTGCGAACGCCTTGCTTCGCCACGGGCGCCTGCGGGTCGCCGAGGATCGCCGCCACCTCGAGCATGAGGATGGGACGCCGTTCTTCTGGCTCGGGGACACGTGGTGGTTCGGGTTGGTGAAGCGGCTGACGTGGCCCGGTGATTTCCAGCGCCTGACCGCGGACCGCGTCGCCAAGGGGTTCAACGTCGTGCAACTCGTCGCGGGGCTGTATCCGGACGTGTACCGGTTCGACCCGCGCGGGGAGAACGAGGCCGGGTGCCCGTGGACCGAGGGCTATCGCGCGATCAACCCGGCGTACTTCGACATGATGGACCTGCGCATCGAGTGGCTGGTGCGCTCGGGCATCGTGCCGTGCGTTGTGGGCGCGTGGGGCTTCTACATCAAGTACGCCGGGCCGGAGGTGATGAAGAAGCACTGGCGCAATCTCGTCGCGCGCTACGGCGCGTACCCGACGGCGTGGTGCGTTGCGGGCGAGGCGGTGATGCATTTCTACACCGAGAACTTCGGCCCCGACCACGTGGCGTATGCCAAGGAGGCGTGGACCGATGTCATGCGCTACCTGCGCGAACTTGATCCATACCATAACCCGATCACGATTCACCCGACCGCGCCGGACTCGCGGGCGATGATCAACGACGCTTCGCTGCTCGACGTTGATATGATGCAGACCAGTCACGGCTACGGGGCGATGGAGAACACGGTGCGCTACACGCTCGGCGCGGTGGCGGGCGAGCCGCCGCTGCCGGTGATCAACGGCGAGCCGATGTACGAGGGCATCATGGGGCAGTGCTGGCACGACATGGCCCGGTTCTGCTTCTGGACGTGCATGATGTCTGGCGCGGCGGGGCACACCTACGGCGCCAACGGCATGTGGCAGATGAGCACGCCGGAGGAGCCGTGCGTGGCGATCAGCGGGTCGTGGGGCGACACGACGTGGGAGGAGGCGTCGCGGCTCGCGGGGTCGGCGCATGTCGGGATCGGCAGGCGGATCCTGGAGCGGTATCCGTGGTGGGAGTTCCGCCCGCGGGTCGAGCCGGGGTGGAACACGGAGGAGCGCATCGCTCCGTTCGCGGCGGGCATTCCCGGGCCGGTGTGGATGTTCTATCTCGTTTCCGACGGGCTGCCGGGAATGTACCAGGGCATGCGGGGCAAGTCCATCCAAATCGAACCGGGGGCGCAGTATCGCGCAAAGTTCGTCAACCCGCGGACGGGGGCGGATGTGGAGGTCGGGCCGGTGACGCCGGAGGCGGACGGCACGTGGCCCATCGCCCGCAAGCCGAGCCGGGAGGATTGGGTGCTGGTGATTGAGGACGCGCGGAAGGTGGGGAGGTAG